A stretch of Blautia liquoris DNA encodes these proteins:
- a CDS encoding ParA family protein — protein MSNCKTISVCNQKGGVGKTTTTVNLGVGLAMQGKKVLLIDADPQGDLTTCLGWQDTDGLGITLATKLTDVINETMTDPMVGILHHEEGVDLVPANLELSAMEFNLVNAMSRETTLKNYLSQVKNRYDYVIIDCMPSLGMVTLNALSAADSVIIPVQAQYLPAKGMTQLVQTISKVKKYINPDIKIDGMLLTLVDSRTNLAKSTVEALRANFGNQIRMYRTQIPIAVKAAETSSKGKSIYAYEPNSTVSKAYAEFTKEVLADGRKKERLHSHEAR, from the coding sequence GTGTCAAACTGCAAAACGATTTCCGTATGTAACCAGAAAGGCGGAGTCGGAAAGACCACCACAACAGTTAATCTTGGAGTCGGGCTTGCAATGCAGGGCAAGAAAGTATTGCTCATAGACGCAGACCCGCAGGGAGATTTAACGACTTGTCTTGGTTGGCAGGATACAGACGGCTTGGGTATCACGCTTGCAACGAAACTCACAGATGTAATCAATGAAACGATGACAGACCCTATGGTTGGTATCCTGCACCACGAAGAAGGTGTTGACCTTGTTCCGGCAAACCTTGAGCTTTCAGCAATGGAATTTAACCTTGTGAACGCAATGAGCAGAGAAACTACCCTTAAAAATTATCTGAGTCAAGTGAAGAACAGATATGATTATGTAATTATAGACTGTATGCCTTCACTTGGTATGGTTACTCTCAATGCTTTATCGGCGGCAGACAGTGTTATCATTCCGGTTCAGGCTCAGTATTTGCCTGCAAAGGGTATGACACAGCTTGTGCAGACCATTTCAAAAGTAAAGAAGTATATCAATCCGGATATTAAGATAGACGGTATGCTGCTTACTTTGGTGGATAGCCGAACAAACCTTGCAAAGAGTACGGTAGAAGCACTCAGGGCGAATTTCGGTAATCAGATAAGAATGTATCGAACACAAATCCCGATTGCCGTGAAAGCTGCTGAAACTTCTTCCAAAGGCAAAAGCATTTATGCTTATGAGCCAAACAGCACAGTGTCTAAGGCATACGCTGAATTTACAAAGGAGGTGTTAGCCGATGGCAGGAAGAAAGAGCGACTTCACTCTCACGAAGCTCGATGA
- a CDS encoding ArsR/SmtB family transcription factor, producing the protein MNTIDVALICKALGDSNRLQIIQMLSDGEKCGCKLLEAFEITQPTLSHHMKILNECGLVNDWKEGRWHHYSLNCETLNAFKTFIEGLSCCKEERGCCQ; encoded by the coding sequence ATGAATACAATAGATGTAGCACTTATTTGTAAAGCATTGGGAGATAGTAATAGATTGCAGATTATCCAAATGCTCTCCGACGGAGAAAAATGTGGTTGTAAACTATTGGAGGCTTTTGAGATTACACAGCCTACACTTTCTCATCATATGAAAATCTTAAATGAATGTGGGCTGGTGAATGATTGGAAAGAAGGTAGATGGCATCATTATTCATTGAATTGTGAGACCTTGAATGCCTTTAAAACTTTTATTGAAGGATTATCCTGCTGTAAAGAGGAAAGAGGGTGCTGTCAATAA
- a CDS encoding ParB/RepB/Spo0J family partition protein: MAGRKSDFTLTKLDDLFTTQAQRDEEQLSKIRDIPLELIDDFPDHPFKVRDDEDMMQLVESVKERGVITPATVRQKEDGRYELVSGHRRKRARELAGFETLRSEIVDLNRDEATILMVESNFQRSEILPSEKAFAYKMRLEAMKRQAGRPSKENGVPVGHNSIVGKSREILASESQDSNTQIQRYVRLTNLVPELLEFVDEGRIKMRPAVELSYLDEDCQRDVVDEIDLNDATPSHDQTIRMRKLFNEGNLTTEAIHAVMSEEKPNQKEKIVLRGDRVRQLIPKNIPVSQTEDFVCKALEHYNKFLRNRAERDSR, from the coding sequence ATGGCAGGAAGAAAGAGCGACTTCACTCTCACGAAGCTCGATGATTTATTTACCACGCAGGCACAGAGAGATGAAGAACAGCTTTCAAAAATCCGAGATATTCCATTGGAGCTGATTGATGATTTTCCCGACCACCCGTTTAAGGTCAGGGACGATGAAGATATGATGCAGCTTGTGGAGAGTGTCAAGGAAAGAGGGGTTATTACTCCGGCAACGGTAAGGCAGAAAGAGGACGGCAGATACGAACTTGTTTCAGGACACAGACGAAAGCGAGCGCGTGAACTGGCAGGATTTGAAACCCTGAGAAGTGAGATTGTAGACCTGAACAGAGATGAAGCGACCATTTTAATGGTTGAAAGTAATTTCCAGAGGTCAGAGATATTGCCGAGTGAAAAAGCCTTTGCCTATAAAATGCGTTTGGAAGCAATGAAAAGGCAAGCAGGCAGACCGAGCAAAGAAAATGGAGTCCCAGTGGGACACAATTCTATTGTGGGTAAATCAAGAGAGATTTTAGCTTCTGAGAGTCAGGACAGTAACACACAAATACAGCGTTATGTCCGCCTGACAAACCTTGTTCCCGAGCTGCTTGAATTTGTTGATGAGGGGCGTATTAAAATGCGTCCTGCCGTAGAACTTTCCTATCTTGACGAAGATTGTCAGCGTGATGTGGTTGACGAAATCGACCTGAATGACGCTACCCCGTCACACGACCAGACAATCCGTATGCGAAAGTTATTCAACGAGGGCAACCTTACAACAGAAGCAATCCACGCTGTTATGTCTGAGGAAAAGCCGAACCAAAAGGAAAAAATCGTGTTGAGGGGCGACAGAGTAAGACAGCTTATCCCGAAAAACATTCCCGTCAGTCAGACGGAGGATTTTGTCTGCAAGGCATTGGAGCATTACAACAAGTTTTTGCGTAACCGTGCAGAGCGTGACAGCAGATAG
- a CDS encoding SpaA isopeptide-forming pilin-related protein, with protein sequence MIKSKFKRVTSLFLATLMCVTTFAGIGSTTAYAASGEKADVYMVDFPRDGDANYDGVWGHSNLTLKNGWHTGRSNFTNLKAIGSYSGNVAYCIEPGISLKVGQTMNKYDENYFNNLAANGVISGDEIRLFVGRILQYGYRGTISTSWRSQNEAAANSIAQAYATQLLIWETVIGERDANFNHVAASGCSNVKDVINAKHPLRNKIFSYYNSMVQSVQNHATIPSFCNKSSGSAKTIELEWNGSKYTTTLTDSNNVLSKYNFKASISGVSFSVNGNKLTVSMDTAPSKEFTITATKKNAVRRGVVVWSEGKHGQNSSVQDVVSYAQEVSDSINGYVKMKVSYGSCQIVKTSEDGKVDGINFTITGNGINQTVTTANGGKFQIDNLMPGIYTVTEQTYDKYEPQETHRVTVVAGQVAKVNFNNKLKRGDLQVVKSSEDNLVEGVKFHLFGTSLSGDAVDQYAVTDKDGVATFKDVLISGSEPYTLEEVDTAIRYVVPKNQTAPVKWKEVTTRNFNNILKKFTVTVTKSDAEKGEAQGNAKLSGAVYGIYKGETLVDEYVTDENGQFTTKEYVCDTDWTIREITPSEGYLLDKTIHEVGADPKLYEVEHNLTSNDVTEQVIKGNVAIIKHTDDGETKIETPEKGASFEIYLKSAGSYDAANKDERDTIVCDENGFGQTKDMPYGIYTVHQTSGWEGREMMDDFDVFISQNAQTYRYLINNRNFESFVNVVKVDAESGKSIPYAGAGFKIYDPQGNQVKMTFTYPTPTTIDVFYTDANGSLVTPEKLDYGKGYSIVEVQAPYGYVLDDTPVYFDITEENSTEEGGVTVVKVNKPNMAQKGTITVEKTGEVFSGVNVSGSEDSDVIYQPVYEVSGLEGAVYEVRAAEDISTPDGTLRYSKGEVVDTITTSSDGFVKSKELYLGKYEVKEITAPYGMVVSGETHTVELTYAGQNISVTETSTSFYNERQKVQVSLAKAIEKDKTFDIGDNGEIKNISFGLYAAEDIVSASGTVIPADGLIEIVSVNENGTVVMKSDLPFGKYYVKETATDEHYILSDTKYPVVFEYAGQDTATVEIKVNDGKEIKNELIYGSVSGKKIDENGEALEGAVIGIFKAEETEFTKDTALMTTTSEKDGSFSFAKVPYGKWIVREIEQPKGFVLDEKAYEVNISKAEQVVEIEIVNEYVHGNIRLTKVDAEYPDNKLTGATFEVYKDTNENGKIDDGDELIGNLEETETGIYEMKELLYGKYIVRETKAPEGFLLDKGEYSVFIEKDETTYSVENKAGVGFINEAMRGTLKIVKTSSDGKVKGFAFRVTGANGYDMTFETDKNGEIVIEGLRIGEYTISEVANNASAAYITPADQNVTIKLDETAVVKMHNELRDTPKTGDDTNMKLWYVLAGLSAVGIAVTSVVAHKKKKKESNE encoded by the coding sequence ATGATAAAGTCAAAATTCAAAAGAGTCACGTCGCTTTTCTTGGCGACCCTTATGTGTGTGACCACTTTTGCAGGCATTGGCTCGACAACAGCATATGCTGCTTCGGGAGAAAAAGCCGATGTTTATATGGTCGATTTCCCTCGTGATGGCGATGCTAATTACGATGGGGTATGGGGACACAGCAATTTGACCTTGAAAAATGGTTGGCATACCGGACGTTCCAATTTTACCAATCTTAAGGCTATTGGCTCATACTCAGGTAATGTTGCTTATTGTATTGAGCCGGGAATTTCGCTCAAGGTCGGTCAGACAATGAATAAGTATGACGAAAATTATTTTAATAACCTTGCAGCCAATGGGGTTATTTCCGGAGATGAAATCCGTCTTTTCGTTGGTCGTATTTTACAGTATGGCTATCGTGGGACAATCTCGACTTCTTGGAGGTCACAGAATGAAGCGGCAGCAAACAGCATTGCACAGGCTTATGCCACACAGCTTCTTATTTGGGAAACTGTTATCGGAGAGCGTGATGCAAACTTCAATCATGTAGCAGCCAGTGGTTGCAGCAATGTGAAAGATGTCATCAATGCAAAGCATCCGCTTCGCAATAAGATTTTCAGTTATTACAACAGTATGGTGCAGAGTGTACAGAACCATGCGACCATACCGAGCTTTTGTAATAAATCATCCGGTTCAGCAAAGACAATAGAACTTGAGTGGAACGGAAGTAAGTACACAACTACTCTGACAGACTCCAATAATGTGCTGTCCAAATATAATTTCAAAGCAAGTATCAGTGGAGTGAGCTTTTCAGTGAATGGTAACAAACTTACTGTTTCTATGGATACTGCACCGAGTAAGGAATTTACCATTACCGCAACGAAGAAAAATGCAGTCCGCAGAGGTGTGGTTGTATGGTCAGAGGGTAAACACGGTCAGAACTCCAGTGTGCAGGATGTTGTCAGCTATGCTCAGGAAGTAAGCGACAGTATCAACGGTTATGTGAAGATGAAAGTCAGCTATGGTTCTTGTCAGATTGTAAAGACCAGTGAGGACGGAAAAGTTGACGGTATTAACTTCACGATTACTGGAAACGGTATCAATCAGACAGTTACAACAGCCAATGGCGGTAAGTTCCAGATTGATAACCTTATGCCGGGTATCTATACCGTAACCGAGCAGACATACGATAAGTATGAGCCGCAGGAAACACATAGAGTTACTGTTGTGGCAGGGCAGGTTGCAAAGGTCAATTTCAATAACAAATTGAAGCGTGGCGACCTTCAGGTGGTGAAGTCCTCAGAAGATAACCTTGTTGAAGGTGTGAAGTTCCATCTTTTCGGTACTTCTCTTTCCGGTGATGCTGTTGACCAGTATGCAGTTACGGACAAAGACGGTGTGGCAACTTTCAAAGATGTGCTTATCAGTGGTTCTGAACCATATACCCTTGAAGAAGTAGACACAGCTATCCGTTATGTTGTGCCAAAAAATCAGACTGCACCAGTGAAGTGGAAAGAAGTAACCACAAGAAACTTCAATAACATTTTGAAGAAGTTTACTGTAACAGTAACAAAGAGTGACGCTGAAAAAGGCGAAGCACAGGGTAATGCCAAACTTTCAGGAGCAGTTTACGGTATCTATAAGGGCGAAACGCTTGTAGATGAATATGTTACTGATGAAAATGGTCAGTTCACTACCAAAGAATATGTTTGTGATACCGACTGGACAATCCGAGAAATTACACCGTCAGAGGGATATTTGCTTGATAAGACTATCCATGAAGTAGGTGCAGACCCGAAACTTTATGAGGTGGAACACAACCTTACTTCCAATGATGTAACCGAGCAGGTAATCAAAGGCAATGTGGCTATCATCAAACATACCGATGACGGAGAAACAAAGATTGAAACACCTGAAAAGGGTGCTTCCTTTGAGATTTATCTGAAATCTGCCGGAAGCTATGACGCAGCAAATAAAGATGAGAGAGATACCATTGTTTGCGATGAAAATGGCTTCGGTCAGACAAAAGATATGCCGTATGGTATTTATACCGTACACCAGACTTCCGGTTGGGAAGGCAGAGAGATGATGGATGATTTTGATGTGTTTATTTCACAGAACGCACAGACTTATCGTTATCTCATCAATAACCGTAACTTCGAGAGCTTTGTCAATGTAGTCAAGGTGGACGCAGAAAGCGGAAAGAGTATTCCGTATGCAGGAGCAGGATTTAAGATTTACGACCCGCAGGGCAATCAGGTCAAAATGACCTTTACTTATCCGACACCGACCACGATTGATGTGTTCTATACCGACGCAAATGGTTCTCTTGTCACACCTGAGAAACTGGATTACGGCAAGGGATATTCTATCGTAGAGGTACAAGCTCCATACGGATATGTACTTGATGATACTCCGGTATATTTTGATATTACCGAAGAAAATTCCACAGAGGAAGGCGGCGTAACTGTTGTGAAAGTCAATAAACCGAATATGGCACAGAAAGGTACTATCACGGTTGAAAAGACCGGAGAAGTATTTAGTGGTGTCAATGTAAGTGGTTCTGAGGACAGTGATGTTATCTATCAGCCTGTTTATGAAGTGTCAGGACTTGAGGGTGCAGTTTATGAAGTCCGTGCTGCGGAAGATATTAGCACACCGGACGGTACACTCCGCTATTCAAAGGGCGAAGTGGTAGATACTATCACAACAAGCTCCGATGGATTTGTTAAGAGCAAAGAACTTTATCTCGGAAAATACGAGGTCAAGGAAATTACCGCACCTTATGGAATGGTAGTGAGTGGCGAAACACATACGGTTGAGCTTACTTATGCAGGTCAGAATATCTCTGTTACCGAAACTTCCACATCGTTCTATAACGAAAGACAGAAAGTGCAGGTAAGCCTTGCAAAAGCCATTGAAAAGGATAAGACATTTGATATTGGCGATAACGGAGAAATCAAAAACATCAGCTTTGGTCTTTATGCCGCAGAAGATATTGTATCTGCAAGCGGTACAGTTATTCCGGCTGATGGACTGATTGAGATTGTCAGCGTAAATGAAAATGGAACAGTTGTTATGAAGTCAGACCTTCCGTTTGGCAAATACTATGTCAAAGAGACTGCAACCGATGAGCATTATATTCTCTCTGATACGAAGTATCCGGTTGTATTTGAATACGCAGGTCAGGATACCGCAACGGTTGAAATCAAAGTGAATGACGGAAAAGAAATCAAGAATGAACTTATCTATGGTTCTGTATCAGGTAAGAAGATTGACGAGAATGGAGAAGCACTTGAGGGTGCTGTTATCGGTATCTTCAAAGCCGAAGAAACAGAATTTACAAAGGATACTGCACTTATGACGACTACCTCTGAAAAAGACGGTAGTTTTTCTTTTGCAAAAGTTCCTTATGGCAAATGGATTGTAAGAGAAATCGAGCAGCCAAAGGGATTTGTTCTTGATGAAAAAGCGTATGAGGTCAATATCAGCAAAGCCGAGCAGGTAGTTGAAATTGAGATTGTCAATGAGTATGTTCACGGCAATATCAGACTCACGAAGGTGGACGCTGAATATCCGGATAACAAGCTTACGGGTGCAACCTTTGAGGTATATAAGGACACCAATGAGAACGGAAAGATTGATGATGGAGATGAACTTATCGGAAATCTTGAAGAAACTGAAACCGGAATTTATGAGATGAAAGAGCTGCTTTACGGAAAATATATTGTCCGTGAAACAAAAGCACCGGAGGGCTTCCTGCTTGATAAGGGAGAATACTCTGTTTTCATTGAGAAAGACGAAACAACTTATTCCGTTGAGAATAAGGCTGGAGTTGGATTTATCAATGAAGCTATGCGTGGAACACTGAAAATCGTCAAGACATCTTCAGACGGTAAGGTCAAAGGTTTTGCGTTCAGAGTAACCGGAGCAAACGGGTATGATATGACATTTGAAACAGATAAGAATGGCGAAATCGTGATTGAGGGACTTCGTATTGGCGAATATACCATATCAGAAGTGGCAAACAATGCATCTGCCGCATATATCACACCTGCCGACCAGAATGTTACTATCAAACTTGATGAAACAGCCGTTGTAAAAATGCACAATGAGTTAAGAGATACGCCGAAAACAGGAGATGATACCAATATGAAACTTTGGTATGTCCTTGCCGGACTTTCTGCTGTCGGTATCGCTGTAACTTCTGTTGTTGCACACAAAAAGAAGAAAAAGGAGAGTAACGAGTAA
- a CDS encoding zinc-ribbon domain-containing protein, which yields MNNSLAEVHPELVSEWSEKNLTLTPDDITFGSNKKVWWRSACGHEWQASVKARSNGEKCPICSGARVIAGINDLATLEPLLEKQWSEKNKIKPTEVSIGSHKKVIWRCKKGHEWEAVVKSRTINKTGCPYCSHNKVLAGFNDLATLLPDIAAEWSDRNYPLLPTQVTVFANRKAWWTCKDCGREWNTLISTRSSGSKCPYCSGYIFSKGFNDLQTTHPEIASEWSEKNLPLKPDEVNAKSRKNVWWRCSKCGNEWKSVINARVKGTVCPVCAEREVLTGYNDLATTDSQLLSEWDYEQNKLKPTEISRTSAKRAWWKCRHGHSWSMKINERTILNKGCRICEQEYLSLFPALAVSYYSNRKGLKAELGSDRLLGVPLETYIPSEKLAIESGSADENLEIMKAYMCKQRGIRLIKLPMKGTELDYANNLKKAFQSVHIFISSDTEEDVEIIKNTFERWRDSQ from the coding sequence ATGAATAACAGTTTAGCTGAAGTACACCCGGAGCTTGTTTCGGAGTGGTCGGAAAAGAATTTAACGCTTACGCCTGATGACATTACTTTCGGTTCAAATAAAAAAGTATGGTGGAGAAGTGCTTGCGGTCATGAATGGCAGGCAAGCGTTAAGGCTCGTTCTAATGGAGAGAAATGCCCGATATGCTCTGGTGCAAGAGTAATTGCAGGAATTAACGATTTGGCAACATTAGAGCCGCTACTGGAAAAGCAGTGGTCGGAAAAGAATAAGATAAAACCGACAGAGGTTTCTATTGGTTCTCATAAGAAAGTGATATGGAGATGTAAAAAAGGTCACGAGTGGGAAGCTGTCGTTAAGAGCAGGACAATAAATAAAACGGGTTGCCCGTATTGCTCTCATAATAAAGTGTTGGCAGGATTTAATGACCTTGCAACGCTTCTGCCGGATATAGCTGCCGAGTGGTCGGACAGAAATTATCCGTTACTTCCAACTCAGGTTACGGTCTTTGCCAATCGTAAGGCTTGGTGGACGTGTAAGGATTGCGGCAGAGAGTGGAATACCCTTATTTCTACCCGTTCCAGTGGCAGTAAATGCCCGTATTGCAGTGGGTACATATTCTCGAAAGGGTTTAACGATTTGCAGACAACACACCCTGAAATTGCTTCGGAGTGGTCGGAGAAGAACTTACCATTGAAACCTGATGAGGTAAATGCAAAGTCGAGGAAAAATGTCTGGTGGAGATGCAGTAAATGCGGTAACGAGTGGAAATCAGTTATCAATGCCCGTGTGAAAGGTACGGTATGCCCTGTTTGTGCGGAGAGAGAAGTCCTTACCGGATATAATGATTTGGCGACAACAGATAGTCAGCTTCTTAGCGAATGGGATTATGAACAGAATAAATTGAAGCCGACAGAAATATCACGAACTTCAGCAAAGAGAGCGTGGTGGAAATGCAGGCACGGTCATTCGTGGAGTATGAAGATAAATGAAAGAACGATATTGAATAAAGGCTGTCGAATTTGTGAGCAGGAGTATTTATCCTTGTTTCCTGCTTTGGCTGTCAGCTATTATTCTAATAGGAAAGGCTTGAAAGCAGAACTTGGTTCTGACCGATTGCTTGGAGTTCCGCTTGAAACATACATACCTTCAGAGAAGTTGGCTATTGAGTCAGGAAGTGCCGATGAGAATTTAGAAATAATGAAAGCATATATGTGCAAGCAAAGAGGAATAAGGCTGATTAAGCTGCCGATGAAAGGCACAGAACTGGATTATGCCAATAATTTAAAGAAAGCTTTTCAGAGCGTACATATATTTATTTCTTCCGATACCGAGGAAGATGTGGAGATAATCAAAAATACATTTGAAAGATGGAGGGACAGCCAATGA
- a CDS encoding arsenate reductase ArsC — MKKVAFICVHNSCRSQVAEALGKHFASDVFESYSAGTETKPQINQDAVRIMKEMYGIDMEKEQYSKLISDIPEPDIAISMGCNVGCPFIGRPFDDNWGLDDPTGKSDEDFIKVINQIELKIKNMIDRMK, encoded by the coding sequence ATGAAGAAAGTAGCGTTCATTTGTGTCCATAATTCATGCAGAAGTCAGGTTGCAGAAGCATTGGGAAAGCATTTTGCATCCGACGTATTTGAAAGTTATTCTGCTGGAACGGAAACGAAGCCACAAATAAATCAGGATGCAGTTCGTATTATGAAAGAAATGTATGGCATTGATATGGAGAAAGAACAGTATTCAAAGCTGATTTCGGATATACCAGAGCCAGATATTGCTATTTCTATGGGATGTAATGTTGGATGCCCGTTCATTGGAAGACCATTTGATGATAACTGGGGATTGGATGATCCGACAGGAAAATCAGACGAAGATTTCATCAAAGTAATTAATCAGATAGAACTGAAAATAAAGAATATGATAGATAGGATGAAATAG
- a CDS encoding thioredoxin family protein, translating into MSLFGKKKDEKEMVKEQSGCCCGGNCNEESVEAAKETLSSGANVKVLGGGCDKCNALEKNVKEALSELGMTDEIDHVTDFGQIAAMGVMSTPALVIDNKVVSMGKVLSKDDVIKALKKVRG; encoded by the coding sequence ATGAGCTTATTTGGAAAGAAAAAGGACGAAAAGGAAATGGTTAAGGAACAATCAGGTTGTTGCTGTGGTGGAAATTGCAATGAAGAAAGCGTTGAGGCAGCAAAGGAAACTCTTTCATCAGGAGCAAATGTGAAAGTTCTTGGTGGCGGTTGTGATAAATGCAATGCATTGGAGAAGAATGTGAAGGAAGCGCTTAGTGAGCTTGGCATGACGGATGAGATTGACCATGTTACAGATTTTGGTCAGATTGCGGCAATGGGAGTTATGAGTACACCTGCTCTGGTTATTGATAATAAAGTAGTCTCAATGGGGAAAGTATTAAGTAAGGATGATGTGATAAAAGCATTAAAGAAAGTTAGGGGATAG
- a CDS encoding TfoX/Sxy family protein: MASSKEYLEFILGQLSELEEITYRAMMGEFIIYYRGKIVGGIYDDRLLVKPVKSAISYMPTAPYELPYEGAKEMLLVDEVDNKEFLTGLFHAMYDELPAPKPKKKK; the protein is encoded by the coding sequence ATGGCATCAAGCAAGGAATACTTAGAGTTTATTTTAGGGCAGCTATCTGAGTTAGAAGAAATTACTTATCGAGCTATGATGGGAGAATTTATTATTTATTATCGTGGCAAGATTGTAGGCGGTATCTATGATGATAGATTACTTGTTAAACCAGTAAAATCAGCAATTAGTTATATGCCGACAGCTCCGTATGAATTACCCTATGAGGGAGCAAAAGAGATGTTGTTGGTAGATGAAGTTGATAATAAGGAATTTTTGACAGGCTTGTTTCATGCAATGTATGATGAACTGCCAGCCCCAAAACCGAAAAAGAAGAAATAA
- a CDS encoding permease, translated as MIWEFIQNQILGMKWMSTLIGNLLEKIGLDTSSRMGGSVQFFLYDVLKITILLCILIFMISYIQSYFPPERSKKIMGRFHGIWANCIAALLGTVTPFCSCSSIPLFIGFTSAGLPLGVTFSFLISSPMVDLGSLVLLMSIFGSKVAIIYVIVGLVIAVIGGTIIEKLHLENEVEAFIRKANAVDIDMDEPTQKERLSFAKQQVIDTFKKVFPYILIGVGIGAVIHNWIPESWVEKILGSDNPFGVILATLVGIPMYADIFGTIPVAEALLAKGAQLGTILSFMMGVTTLSLPSMIMLRKAVKPKLLGIFIVICAVGIIIVGYFFNAIQYLLV; from the coding sequence ATGATTTGGGAGTTTATTCAAAATCAGATTTTGGGAATGAAATGGATGAGTACATTAATTGGAAATCTTCTTGAGAAAATTGGCTTGGATACTTCAAGTAGAATGGGTGGAAGTGTACAGTTTTTCCTATATGATGTTTTGAAGATAACGATATTGCTTTGTATCCTGATTTTTATGATTTCCTATATTCAAAGCTACTTTCCACCAGAACGAAGTAAGAAGATTATGGGGCGTTTTCATGGAATCTGGGCAAACTGTATTGCAGCATTACTTGGTACGGTGACACCATTCTGTTCTTGCTCGTCCATTCCACTGTTTATTGGATTTACCAGTGCAGGACTTCCATTAGGTGTGACATTTTCCTTTCTGATTTCTTCTCCAATGGTAGATTTAGGAAGTCTGGTTTTGCTGATGAGTATCTTTGGATCAAAAGTTGCTATCATATATGTGATTGTAGGGCTTGTTATTGCGGTAATAGGTGGAACAATTATTGAAAAGCTTCATTTGGAGAATGAAGTGGAAGCGTTTATTCGAAAAGCGAATGCGGTCGATATTGATATGGATGAACCAACGCAAAAAGAAAGACTTTCTTTTGCAAAACAACAGGTTATAGACACCTTTAAGAAAGTATTTCCATATATTTTGATTGGTGTCGGAATAGGAGCTGTTATTCACAATTGGATTCCAGAGAGCTGGGTAGAAAAGATTCTTGGCAGTGATAATCCATTTGGTGTAATTCTGGCAACGTTGGTCGGCATTCCTATGTATGCAGATATTTTTGGTACGATACCAGTAGCAGAAGCATTACTTGCAAAAGGGGCACAGCTTGGAACAATCTTAAGTTTTATGATGGGTGTGACTACACTTTCGTTACCGTCAATGATTATGCTTAGAAAGGCAGTGAAACCGAAGTTACTAGGAATTTTTATTGTAATATGTGCAGTTGGAATAATTATTGTTGGATATTTCTTTAATGCAATTCAGTATCTACTGGTTTAG